In Risungbinella massiliensis, the genomic stretch CTGCTTCTGCCTATTATTTTGGTTTAAAGGTTGCTATGTACACATTGGTAGCAGTTTTTGTAGGCTCCAAGATAATTGATTTTGTAGTGGAAGGATTAAGCGAGTCTAAAGCAGCTATGATCATCAGCGAAGCTCCTCTTGTCGTTGCTGAAGAAATTACGAAACGCATGGGACGTGGTGTAACGATTCTAAATGGTAGAGGAGGCTTTACGGGAGCAGAAAAACAAGTAGTTTACGCCGTTTTCGCTCCAAATGAACTGCCCAAATTAAAGCATATCGTCTTAAAAGCTGATCCATATGCTTTTGTTGTGGTACATGATGTTCGGGAGGTACATGGAGAAGGATTCTCTTTCCAAGCACATGAGCGAATACCCCAACTGACAAATAAATAAAAAAGTAAAGGCACTTACCATTACATCATGGTAGTGCTTTTTTATTCCGAATTCCCCCTTGCTTACCTCCCTTTTTCCATGCCATAATGAACAAATAATTACATTAATGACTAGTTGAGATGAGATAGCAGAGAGGAGAAACTATTATGAGTCGAGTAGAGCAGCAACAAAAAGGGTATTTTGGTTCCTTTGGAGGAAGTTATGTTCCAGAGGTGCTTCAACCTGCACTAAATAAGCTAGAGCAAGCCTTTGAACAGTACCGGGAAGATCCTGAATTTGTACAGGAATTGCATTACTATCAAAAAGAATACATCGGAAGAGAAAACCCGTTATATTTGGCTAAACAATTAACAAAACAGCTTGGTGGAGGGAAGATCTATCTTAAACGAGAAGATCTAAACCATACTGGAGCACATAAAATCAACAATGTGATGGGTCAGGTTCTACTTGCCAAGCGAATGGGTTTAAAGCGAGTAGTTGCTGAGACTGGTGCTGGACAACACGGTGTTGCTACTGCCACTGCTTGTGCCTTATTCGGACTTGACTGTGTAGTTTATATGGGAGAGAAAGATATGCAACGTCAAGCGTTGAATGTCTTTCGAATGGAATTGCTTGGTGCCAAAGTGGTTGCAGCCAAGACCGGTAATCGTACTCTAAAAGAAGCAGTCGATGAAGCCTTAATGGACTACGCTACCAATCATGCAGATACATTTTATGTATTAGGATCAGCAGTAGGTCCCCATCCATATCCAACCATTGTGAAACATTTTCAGTCCGTTATTGGAGTAGAAGCTAGAGCACAGCACCTTATGAAAGAAGGCAGATTGCCAGACTATGTTGTAGCGTGTGTTGGGGGTGGCAGCAACGCAATAGGGTTATTTGCCCCCTTTTTCGCAGACTCTGAGGTAAAAATGATAGGTGTGGAACCTGCTGGTAAAGGGATTGAGACAGGTCTACATGCTGCTCCTCTCTCTCATGGAGCACCAGGAGTGATTCATGGGTTCCGATGCTATGTGATGACAAATGAACAGGGAGAACCAGCAGACACTTATTCCATTGCAGCTGGTCTCGATTACCCTGGTGTAGGTCCAGAACATAGCTATTACCGAGAAATCGGGAGAGCAAAGTATGTTTCTGTAACAGATGCTGAAGCATTAGAAGCATTTACTCTGTTGTCCAAAACAGAAGGAATCATCCCAGCTCTAGAAAGTGCCCATGCCATCGCTTATGCGATTCAACTAGCCAAACAGCTTACACCTGAACAATCGCTCATTGTCAATTTGTCTGGTAGAGGCGACAAAGATGTACAACAGGTTTTCGAATTCATTTCCAAATAATAAATTATCACTACCTCCTAATGATTTTTAGTTAGGAGGTTTTTCGTATCAAAAAGAAAATACGAAAAAGGAAAACTTTTCAAAGAAAAAACGGGTACAATAGAAATAAACTTTAGAAAGGATGAG encodes the following:
- the trpB gene encoding tryptophan synthase subunit beta; protein product: MSRVEQQQKGYFGSFGGSYVPEVLQPALNKLEQAFEQYREDPEFVQELHYYQKEYIGRENPLYLAKQLTKQLGGGKIYLKREDLNHTGAHKINNVMGQVLLAKRMGLKRVVAETGAGQHGVATATACALFGLDCVVYMGEKDMQRQALNVFRMELLGAKVVAAKTGNRTLKEAVDEALMDYATNHADTFYVLGSAVGPHPYPTIVKHFQSVIGVEARAQHLMKEGRLPDYVVACVGGGSNAIGLFAPFFADSEVKMIGVEPAGKGIETGLHAAPLSHGAPGVIHGFRCYVMTNEQGEPADTYSIAAGLDYPGVGPEHSYYREIGRAKYVSVTDAEALEAFTLLSKTEGIIPALESAHAIAYAIQLAKQLTPEQSLIVNLSGRGDKDVQQVFEFISK